CGGAGTGCGTCCGCATGTGCCGTCTCAGGTCTTCCGTCGACCAGAAGCGACGCAAACAGAATGCGCAGATAACCTGTGGATTGGTGGGGTAAGGGGGGGTggggaagaagaagaagaaggcaaaCCGCAACGTTAATAAGGTTCGATGCTTGCACACGCACCATTGGAGTGGATCGCGAGCCAGGCCGTGCGGACATTCGTGCCGCCAACCTAACCTCCACGACTGTTAATTAAGGACTGACCTTAGACCTACCTTCCGATTGGCATAGTCGAGATACTTGccaccgttgttgttgttgttgttgttgttgttgttaccacTCTCATCGTCGTCCGGTGAGCCGGTGTGTGCCTCGCTTTCGGTAGCCGATGCGGCAGCCTCGAGCGACACCTTCGCCATGAGGGTCGTGAACTCCTGCGGATGGGTTTGCTTGATGTGCTCCAGGCAGGACACGCGCTCGGCAGTCGAAACATCGCACAGGTGGCACTTGTAGGGAAGATCGGGCAAACCACCGGCCGAAAGCAGCCCCTCCTTGCCTTCTCCATCCTCGTCCTCCAGCGCCGCCGTATCCGCAGCACCGTGCTGATTGAACCGACGGTGCCGGCGTTCCTCCTCATTGCCGTTCTCCTCGTCGCGGTGATGGCGGCGCGCTGAACGTCGATGGCGTGTCTCCTTCTGCTGCTGGTCGTCCTCCTCCTGatcgtcctcctcttcctcgATCTCCGCATCCTCCCCATTGCCATTCTTCTTGTCGAACACTGGGTGCAGCTTGTCGTGCTCCTCCTCATCCACTGTTGCGGCCTGCTGTGCCTCAACTGCCTCGTTTTTTGATGCAACAGCGCAATGCTTCTCCTTCGACTGTGCAGCAACCTCCGGTTGAGCTTCCTCATCTTCGCCACTagcctgctgctgttgttgctgcggctgctcAGGTCCCTTCAACGAGGCAACAACCGTGGCCGAGCGCGTTCCCTTGCCGGAAATCTTCTTGCACATCGCCTcggccaccgccaccggtaTCGGTTCCGGTTTCGGATCGAGCAGATCGTCTATCGGTACCGGTATCGAGACGGCCGACTCCACGTCACCGTGCTTGCGCAGCAGGTGCCGGTCACAGTTCGACTTGGTGGTAAACAGCAGCGTACACTGGGAGCACTTGAACGGCTTCTGGCCGGTATGCGTGAGGATGTGGCGGCGCAGCGAGCTGGACCACGGGAACATGCGCTGGCAGTAGGGGCAGCTGACACGATTCGGGGCGAGGCTGTACGCcgatttcttcttctgctgctgATGGGCGAGTGCCACCGCCGATGGGTTGGGATCATCCGTGCCGGAGTTATTGCTCTCCGAAGCGGACCCGGACGCCACCAGGCCCTCCTCATCGCTGTGGTCCTGGGACAGTGGTACCTGTACCTCCGGTCGGCTGCAAAGTATACAAAAATTGTCAGTTAGTAACCCTCAACGAAGACTTAATAAGAGCACCCACGGGTCTAATCTCAAAGATGTCTAGATGTCGAAGCGAAAGACTGAGCAATAGCCAGTCTTGTCAAGTAGTCTTAATTTCGCCCTCTTCGACTTCATAGTCTTGACCTCCAGCAGAATTCCTCCCGGGATCGTGCAAGTCTTCCGTCATCTCAAGGATGTCTAGATGTCGAAGCGAAAGTCTGAGCAATAGCCAGTCTTGTCAAGTAGTCTTAATTTCGTCGTCTTCGTCTTCATAGTCTTGACCTCCAGCAGAATTCCTCCCGTGATCGTGCAAGTCTTCCGTCATCTCAAGGTTGTCTAGACGTCGAAGCGAAAGACTGAGCAATAGCCAGTCTTGTCAAGTAGTCTTAATTtcgtcctcttcctcttcatAGTCTTGACCTCCTGCAGAACTCCTCCCGTGATCGTGCAAGTCTTCCGTCATCTCAAGGATGTCTAGACGTCGAAGCGAAAGACTCAGCAATAGCCAGTCTTGTCAAGTAGTCTTAATTtcgtcctcttcctcttcatAGTCTTGACCTCCAGCAGAATTCCTCCCGTGATCGTGCAAGTCTTCCGTCATCTCGAATATTGCCACTTACCTGAAGAAGTTCTCCAATGCCGGACTGACGGCATTATCCAGCAGCTTGGACACGGGCACCAGATCGCTGCTTCCGCTTTCATCGTGATTGATCAGACTactgttgctactgctgctgctgctagacGACGCCTTTCTCGCGACGGAAGCGGTCACCGATTGgttgtgctgctgcttcggTTGCTTACAGGATTGCGGTTGGTGCGGGGCAGCGTTCACCACCGGCTGCTCCTGCACCGTACCAACCTTATCACCCCCGGCGAGCTCCACCTTGGAACGGTTCTCTTCCAGCTTCTGCTTCAGTATGCGGTTCAAactcgcaccaccaccaccgacgaGGTCGCTTTTCGGCTCGCTGTACGCTGCCACGTTCGCAGCATTCTTGGTGTCCGGGGCGTGGGGCATTTTTGCCCCGCGTGCGCCACattcctcctcctcgtcaATCACGAGCTGCGCATCATCCTCCTCTTCGTCATCCTCGTCACCGCGTGCATCATGCCCTTCTTCGGGTGCTccgtcctcctcctcctcctcctcctcctcgtcgttCTCTTCCTCTTGCGGCTCGGCCGTTGCTGGCGTCTGGTGATCCGCCTCGTCGTACGCCAGCTTGTAGTTGCTGCCGACATCGTCGAATGCACGGCGCTGATATTCACCATCGTGCTCGAGGTGGGACTGCAggcgacgacgacggcgacggTAGCGCTGGCTCAATATCGGTGTTGCCCCGTCGTACTGCCGCTCCACCCGACACTCGTCTTCGTCGTCTTCCTCCGTTTCGCCGCGCCTTCCACCGAGTCCGGACGGCATAACGGGGGTCTGTTGCTGGCCGTAATGGTGGTTGagacgctgctgctgctgctgctgctggttccaGTGCCCTGCCGCACCCTGCACAATCATGTTGTGCAGCAGCGGGTTCAGGTGACTGGCGGCCGCACCATCCTGACcgctgctgccaccaccacccatccCTCCACCACCTTTGCCGGACTGCTGCGCTAGGATGGCGTACTTCACCTGCTCCGAAATGGCACCGCCTCCGCCGTTGCCGCCAACCGCACCGAACGCTCCCTGCAGGGCGGTCACCAGCGACCCAACCGAGCTGCTCGCAGTGGACAGACTCgcgccgctgctgctgttgctaccgCCACCTCCTCccccaccaccgccgccgcgACGCATCAGATGGTGGCCGCCGCGTTGCCGTTGGGACCAGAACTGTGGGTGCTGCTGCTTGATGTGCCGCTCCATGTTGGAGCGCAGCGTGAACCGGGCGGAACAGTGCTCGCAAGCGAACGGGCGCTCCGTGCGGTAGCGGCGCTGCTTCTGCTTCGGCATCAGCACACCATTTTTGATCACCATCTTCACCGGGCCGACACCGGACGAACCGGGGCCACCGGCCGCTGCCGCCGACAGGGGCGACACGCCGAAGCTGCCGACGCCGGCGGCGGCTGCGACCGCTGCCAGTGCCGCGGCCGAGGTGACTGGGGAGCCGCTGCCCCCACCGGTCGGATGCTGCGGCTGCATGGAGGACAGCTGACCGTTGGAACCGCCAGTTCCACCACCCGCACCCCCGGGACCGCTCCCGATCGGTGTGGCCATCGGCGAGGGCGAGGAGGGCGTGAGCAGCTGCTTCGGCGTGGCAAGCGTCGCCGCCGTCCCAATGTCCCCGGCCAGACAGTCGCCCCCCGCCTTGGTGACGCTGTTCGGCGGTGTGTCGGTGACCGGCGGTGGATAGAACGGGTTCACCAGCAACGGGTGGCGGTGGTTGCGACCGCCGGTGGATGTAGCGGCGGCCGTTACGGCGGCCGCCGCCGCCAGGTTCGGCAGCGCGCCCAGCGCGGCCGCCGACCCGGGCAGCATTGGGTTCTGCAGGAAGGGGGCGGCGTGCAGCGGGAAGGACGGTAGCTGCAGCGTGTTGTACAGCTGGTACAGCTGGAAGAAGTGCATCGGGTCGAGTTTGGCAAGCGTATCGTTGAAGAGCtggaactgctgctgctgctgggcgaGATTGACCTTGGACAGCTTCGGCAGGTCGCCCCGCCGATGGGCCGCCTCGGCCTCCTCGTCCGCCTCACTGTCCTTCGCCGGTGGGGCCGCGTGCTGGTGTTTGGGTCCCATCCCGCCCTGCTTCGTGGACACCATCGAGCGCGGTTCGCTGCCGACACCATTCACCGGCAGCAACAGGTCCGCCCGGTGATGGTGACGGTGCATCGGGACGCCCTCGCTATCGTCGTCTTCGTCCTCGCCGTCGGTCGACAGCAGCGGGGCTGGCTTGCGGCCGAACGCGGTCGACTTCTTGCTGAGATCAAGCGCGTCCATGCTCAAATCGATCGGGAGCGGATTGCTGTTCACCTCCGCCGCGTGCTTGCCGCCGCCTTTCGGACGCAGCGCACCACCGTCCAGCGCGACGGACGTGGCCTTCTTGGCGCAGATGATTGGCGGGTCCTCCTCGAGCGACTGGTCCTGGTCCTCCTCGAGCGTatcgtcctcatcgtcgtcCTCCTTCGGCGGTGTCAGTTGGTTCAGCTTCTCGAGGCTCTTCACCTGTATCTTCGCCGCGCCTGCTGCCGTGCCGAACGTGCCGTTGCCCACACCGCCGCCGAGCGGTGTCTGCAGCAGCAGGCCGGTGTCCAGCAGGGGGCTGCGGTTCTGGCCCGCCGCCGCGGCGGCTGCCACAAAACTCAGCGGCAACTGTGGCATCAGCATGTCCTGCGACTGCAGCGGCGTGCTGCTGCGTGCCTCCGGCAGACTCTGCTCGTCCTGGTACGTGGCGGTCGCCAGCATCGTCGGCGTGTACGACCCGTCGGCCGGCGGCGTGTTGAACAGCTGCAGCTTCTTCAGCGGATCGTCGCAGGACGAATCCTCCGCCGGGTGGTAGATGATGGCGCGCTTCACGTCCTCGCGCGTCGTGCGCCCGTGCCGGTTCCGCAGATGCCGCTCGCAGTTGGCCTTCGTCGTGAAGGCGTAGTTGCACAGCGCGCACTCGTACGGCCGGTCGCCGTTGTGCGTGCGCATGTGCCGGATCAGGGTCGCCTTGTCGCTGACGACGTAGCGGCACATGTTGCACTGGTACGGGCCCGGTCCGGCCGCCGTCACGTGCGTACGGTTGTGCCCCTTGAGGGCGCGCAGGTTCGGAAACACGGCGGTGCAGATCCGGCACGGGAACTGCCCCCGGAGCTTCATGCGCCGAAACTCGGCCGTAAACGCGTCCTGCGCCTCCTCCGGCTCGTCCCGCGACCCGGTCGAGTGGGCGTACATGCCACTGTCGCTGCCCGCACCGTCCTTGCCGAGCGAGGCGTCCAGCAGGCCGGACAGTGGCGTGTGGCTGCCGCCGTCGAGCTGGCGACCGAACAACCCACCGGACGATGCGACATTGATGATGGACTGAATGTCCGCGAGGTCCTTACCGCTGTCGACCatctgctggtggtgctgctgctgctgctggtgcgcgTGATAGAGCGCCATGTTGGAGGAGTAGTACGTCGGCAGCGCGGCAGTCGAATCGGTCGGCGAGGCGAGCGGTTCCTGCTTCAGCACCGGCACCGGCGACGAGAACGAC
This sequence is a window from Anopheles marshallii chromosome X, idAnoMarsDA_429_01, whole genome shotgun sequence. Protein-coding genes within it:
- the LOC128714883 gene encoding uncharacterized protein LOC128714883 yields the protein MVASTTRQLDAQNMEAGSDSAEVTSGATASAGTSDTYTPAVVKVESSDGAATESSLSETEHTANEPAMDADGEKVTHPAVAPSPGADTLEPGKTASPVAAGSGEEEDDANNTSPASKLTLLHRQQRRSSSSSCSNQSHRQQSANKQRSEYLHQLTDDMLRRKTMNNNSSTVPNNNSSTRGKRSLESTAEMLLQQQRRQAAAASTAAPSLGKQRGAGARRPEDDEDEEEQTVVGAEPGKRYVCPICDCVSPTQRAFTDHIRLHNAESESAATAVASASFCCKICSKVLSSASSLDRHVLVHTGERPFNCKYCSLTFTTNGNMHRHMRTHKYPSGRDSFESDAGGGGGAGVGGGSSSDGSGAGGNKTVRNSGRTGHGGSAAATNRHYRKKKEEDPEEDEDADEEDDYGQPKRKKRALYDRGGEQEEEELAMLEEQTGSSRRRRQKEQELLMGVDMVEEHRRPEPDEEEGDYEEEEHRGSKRKASLSERPQQYRKVRTINNNLLEGSVVESGQRYCCPVCVRNDFASMLSLEQHLDREHPTIPAKCRHCEIMFRSHKALNAHRCSNNNYQNITPGFKDLTFVDFSSEKFPLIAKNLCEQSIRTPVTSQKYECTRCYRAFPCSKTLSMHAADCCSGGAVGTGGERATGGPRRKRASSESDSSDVSGSDGGSCYDDRSNRPYDDDRHRELRTQQQQQHQQQQQQHHAQQGHLRREDFFANLDLQNRSVGTFSEAPTTPSSLDKSFSSPVPVLKQEPLASPTDSTAALPTYYSSNMALYHAHQQQQQHHQQMVDSGKDLADIQSIINVASSGGLFGRQLDGGSHTPLSGLLDASLGKDGAGSDSGMYAHSTGSRDEPEEAQDAFTAEFRRMKLRGQFPCRICTAVFPNLRALKGHNRTHVTAAGPGPYQCNMCRYVVSDKATLIRHMRTHNGDRPYECALCNYAFTTKANCERHLRNRHGRTTREDVKRAIIYHPAEDSSCDDPLKKLQLFNTPPADGSYTPTMLATATYQDEQSLPEARSSTPLQSQDMLMPQLPLSFVAAAAAAGQNRSPLLDTGLLLQTPLGGGVGNGTFGTAAGAAKIQVKSLEKLNQLTPPKEDDDEDDTLEEDQDQSLEEDPPIICAKKATSVALDGGALRPKGGGKHAAEVNSNPLPIDLSMDALDLSKKSTAFGRKPAPLLSTDGEDEDDDSEGVPMHRHHHRADLLLPVNGVGSEPRSMVSTKQGGMGPKHQHAAPPAKDSEADEEAEAAHRRGDLPKLSKVNLAQQQQQFQLFNDTLAKLDPMHFFQLYQLYNTLQLPSFPLHAAPFLQNPMLPGSAAALGALPNLAAAAAVTAAATSTGGRNHRHPLLVNPFYPPPVTDTPPNSVTKAGGDCLAGDIGTAATLATPKQLLTPSSPSPMATPIGSGPGGAGGGTGGSNGQLSSMQPQHPTGGGSGSPVTSAAALAAVAAAAGVGSFGVSPLSAAAAGGPGSSGVGPVKMVIKNGVLMPKQKQRRYRTERPFACEHCSARFTLRSNMERHIKQQHPQFWSQRQRGGHHLMRRGGGGGGGGGGSNSSSGASLSTASSSVGSLVTALQGAFGAVGGNGGGGAISEQVKYAILAQQSGKGGGGMGGGGSSGQDGAAASHLNPLLHNMIVQGAAGHWNQQQQQQQRLNHHYGQQQTPVMPSGLGGRRGETEEDDEDECRVERQYDGATPILSQRYRRRRRRLQSHLEHDGEYQRRAFDDVGSNYKLAYDEADHQTPATAEPQEEENDEEEEEEEEDGAPEEGHDARGDEDDEEEDDAQLVIDEEEECGARGAKMPHAPDTKNAANVAAYSEPKSDLVGGGGASLNRILKQKLEENRSKVELAGGDKVGTVQEQPVVNAAPHQPQSCKQPKQQHNQSVTASVARKASSSSSSSSNSSLINHDESGSSDLVPVSKLLDNAVSPALENFFSRPEVQVPLSQDHSDEEGLVASGSASESNNSGTDDPNPSAVALAHQQQKKKSAYSLAPNRVSCPYCQRMFPWSSSLRRHILTHTGQKPFKCSQCTLLFTTKSNCDRHLLRKHGDVESAVSIPVPIDDLLDPKPEPIPVAVAEAMCKKISGKGTRSATVVASLKGPEQPQQQQQQASGEDEEAQPEVAAQSKEKHCAVASKNEAVEAQQAATVDEEEHDKLHPVFDKKNGNGEDAEIEEEEDDQEEDDQQQKETRHRRSARRHHRDEENGNEEERRHRRFNQHGAADTAALEDEDGEGKEGLLSAGGLPDLPYKCHLCDVSTAERVSCLEHIKQTHPQEFTTLMAKVSLEAAASATESEAHTGSPDDDESGNNNNNNNNNNGGKYLDYANRKVICAFCLRRFWSTEDLRRHMRTHSGERPFQCDVCDRRFTLKHSMLRHRKKHTAGDGNTSPVSSSSSTTGRRHMSSRRANGQSDGRKGKVNGHGDANSGSDLTDDDEYEDAECSSPPLSIQQSEQQQQNHQTPAERGTATTDTTAEIPTVPASAAITGGGKRYNQRHHYHHHSQQQQHSELIGNLLGISDQGILSRVLLSSASEAAKLLGVDK